From one Stigmatella aurantiaca genomic stretch:
- a CDS encoding PAS domain-containing sensor histidine kinase, producing the protein MRDRDASAIADLASFQEERARMLLDHIEDYALFMLDPSGCVKTWNRGAERLNGYTPGEIIGRHFSLFYPPADIVAGKCERELRCAVTEGRFEEEGWRINKNGEPYWASVMLTPIRDATGTLVGFAKLTRDLTARRKAEDQLRQSEERFRLLVSSIRDYAVFMLEPDGRVSSWNAGAQQLKGYQAQEIIGHPLSRFYLEEDVARGKPWDLLREATAHGRVEDEGWRVRKDGSRFWANVTITAVRDEQGTLRGFAKVTRDLTERRKNEEMLQRSEERFRLLVSSVKDYAIFMLDPSGHVMTWNQGAAHLKGYTAREIVGEHFSRFYPPEDLAKNKPALELETAQQEGRVEDEGWRVRKDGTSFWANVIITAMRDESGKLLGFSKVTRDLTTHKRVEQERLQRAQSEEAVRLRDEFLSIAAHELKTPLTALQLQLQGLRKQVEAVDQKIALKLGHALRSTGRLSSLVETLLDVSRISTGRLTLHPERFELAAAVKELAERLREAAASAQCQILIQEEEPIEGTWDRLRIEQVVTNLLSNSFKYAADCKVEISMTREGTEAVLIITDTGPGLPEKDIPRLFNRFERAVPMSHYGGLGLGLYVCRQIVTAHGGTISAGNAPKGGARFIIRLPMEALASR; encoded by the coding sequence ATGCGTGACCGGGACGCATCGGCCATCGCCGATCTGGCGTCCTTCCAGGAAGAGCGCGCCCGGATGCTCCTCGACCACATCGAGGACTACGCCCTCTTCATGTTGGATCCCTCCGGGTGTGTGAAGACCTGGAACAGGGGCGCGGAGCGGCTCAACGGCTACACCCCTGGGGAGATCATCGGGCGGCACTTCTCCCTGTTCTACCCTCCCGCGGACATCGTCGCCGGCAAGTGCGAGCGCGAGTTGCGGTGCGCCGTCACCGAAGGCCGGTTCGAGGAGGAAGGCTGGCGCATCAACAAGAATGGCGAGCCCTACTGGGCCAGCGTCATGCTCACCCCCATTCGCGACGCCACGGGCACGCTGGTGGGGTTCGCCAAGCTCACCCGGGATCTGACCGCGCGCCGCAAGGCCGAGGACCAGCTCCGGCAGAGCGAGGAGCGCTTCCGGCTGCTGGTCTCCAGCATCCGGGACTACGCCGTCTTCATGTTGGAGCCCGATGGGCGGGTGAGCAGCTGGAACGCCGGGGCTCAACAGCTCAAGGGCTACCAGGCCCAGGAGATCATCGGCCACCCCCTCAGCCGCTTCTACCTGGAGGAGGATGTGGCCCGGGGCAAGCCCTGGGATCTGCTGCGCGAGGCCACGGCGCACGGCCGCGTCGAGGACGAGGGCTGGCGCGTGCGCAAGGACGGGTCTCGCTTCTGGGCGAACGTGACCATCACCGCCGTGCGCGATGAGCAGGGCACGCTCCGGGGCTTCGCCAAGGTCACGAGGGATCTCACCGAGCGCCGCAAGAACGAGGAGATGCTGCAGCGCAGCGAGGAGCGGTTCCGGCTGCTGGTCTCCTCCGTGAAGGACTACGCCATCTTCATGTTGGACCCCAGCGGGCATGTCATGACCTGGAACCAGGGCGCGGCCCACCTGAAGGGCTACACGGCCCGGGAGATCGTGGGCGAGCACTTCTCGCGCTTCTACCCGCCCGAGGACCTCGCGAAGAACAAGCCCGCACTGGAACTCGAGACCGCCCAACAGGAAGGCCGCGTCGAGGACGAGGGCTGGCGCGTGCGCAAGGACGGCACGTCCTTCTGGGCCAACGTCATCATCACGGCCATGCGTGACGAGAGCGGCAAGCTCCTGGGCTTCTCGAAGGTGACGCGCGACCTCACCACGCACAAGCGTGTGGAACAGGAGCGGCTCCAGCGCGCCCAGAGCGAGGAAGCCGTCCGGCTACGCGACGAGTTCCTCTCCATCGCCGCACACGAATTGAAGACGCCTTTGACGGCGCTCCAGCTCCAGCTCCAGGGGCTCCGAAAGCAGGTGGAGGCGGTCGATCAGAAGATTGCCCTCAAGCTCGGCCATGCGCTTCGCAGCACCGGGCGCCTGTCGAGCCTCGTCGAGACGTTGCTCGATGTCTCCCGGATCTCCACCGGCCGGCTCACCCTTCATCCAGAGCGCTTCGAGCTGGCCGCCGCGGTGAAGGAGCTCGCCGAGCGCCTGCGCGAAGCGGCGGCCTCGGCCCAGTGTCAGATCCTCATCCAGGAGGAGGAGCCCATCGAGGGGACCTGGGATCGCCTCCGCATCGAGCAGGTGGTCACCAACCTGCTGTCCAACTCGTTCAAGTACGCAGCGGACTGCAAGGTCGAAATCTCCATGACGCGGGAGGGGACCGAGGCAGTCCTCATCATCACGGACACCGGACCTGGCCTTCCAGAGAAGGACATCCCCCGGCTGTTCAACAGGTTCGAGCGCGCCGTGCCAATGAGCCACTATGGAGGGCTGGGGCTGGGGCTGTACGTGTGCCGGCAGATCGTCACGGCCCATGGCGGGACGATCTCCGCTGGCAACGCCCCCAAGGGGGGCGCCCGCTTCATCATCCGCCTTCCCATGGAGGCGCTGGCCTCCCGCTGA
- the queE gene encoding 7-carboxy-7-deazaguanine synthase, giving the protein MAYAVKELFYTLQGEGAQTGRAAVFLRFTGCNLWTGLEKDRDRGQGGCSRWCDTDFVGMDGQGGGRFSTAEALASAVQEAWRPGPDGGTPLVVCTGGEPLLQLDAPLVAALHTRGFAIAVETNGTQEAPAGLDWVCVSPKAGGHLVLRAGNELKLIFPQQGLSPDDVEGLAFTHFFLQPLDGPDKLRNMQLAVEYCLAHPKWRLSLQTHKFLGIP; this is encoded by the coding sequence ATGGCCTACGCTGTCAAAGAACTCTTCTATACGCTCCAAGGCGAAGGGGCGCAGACCGGACGTGCGGCGGTCTTCCTGCGCTTCACCGGCTGCAACCTCTGGACGGGCCTTGAGAAAGACCGGGACCGGGGGCAGGGAGGTTGCAGCCGCTGGTGTGACACGGACTTCGTCGGGATGGACGGGCAGGGCGGTGGGCGATTTTCCACCGCGGAGGCCCTCGCGAGCGCCGTGCAGGAAGCGTGGCGGCCCGGACCGGACGGCGGAACGCCCCTCGTGGTGTGTACGGGGGGCGAGCCCCTCCTGCAGTTGGACGCCCCCCTGGTGGCCGCCCTTCACACCCGGGGCTTCGCCATCGCGGTGGAGACCAATGGAACCCAGGAGGCCCCGGCGGGCCTTGATTGGGTCTGCGTCAGCCCGAAGGCGGGGGGGCACCTCGTGCTTCGCGCCGGCAATGAGCTGAAGCTCATTTTCCCCCAGCAGGGACTCTCTCCGGACGACGTCGAGGGGCTCGCCTTCACCCACTTCTTTCTTCAGCCCCTGGACGGGCCAGACAAGCTGCGCAACATGCAACTGGCCGTCGAGTACTGCCTGGCTCACCCCAAGTGGAGGTTGAGCCTCCAGACGCACAAGTTCCTTGGCATCCCTTGA